A genomic window from Salvia hispanica cultivar TCC Black 2014 chromosome 5, UniMelb_Shisp_WGS_1.0, whole genome shotgun sequence includes:
- the LOC125188754 gene encoding probable inactive histone-lysine N-methyltransferase SUVR2 isoform X1, giving the protein MSSKQTKARVANAFRAMKDIGISEAMVKPVLKNLLKLYDKNWELIEEENYRALADAIFEGQEAEASECSKKKTNAEERLEQQAQAAEESTQPLKRARLRYQDGQSTSSAAATDSGPTMPLIIPKDEPTEPPNIRSPEVNASQGLVLSPQPSAENRRRTDPQLLGKVKGKQPAYSESLVVHEVCDPCQPNSATSPSHAMKLRDRGKQSICPQTSSGDKILFPQGSPQATHKEWKVVRGCVPAPKKKRASNFALIIPKEEPVTDDMPQLVLPVAIIGPEPSIKRDSSDQNGSVRELSCFEPSASPSVNGKERNKRAAEAITNGELELASSQFASNLEIASSPLGEVKISLSCNLPLVRPDSDMPSLETVLQLVDDKCLRSHKTLGPSFSVMNILKEVCQCFLNLRSDQNSVGPSTIDMHPTHLPSKSSATDDLGAGALRLNSLTGANDPQSNSNLPLSEIQPVISCNGTDDGSHLEEMNGGDGHATHTENKERHVEETNGLSSVVADHSVTPEIIKPLHDLFDIAKGQEKVIISLVNEVNSESLPSFYYIRENVVFQSASVNFSLSHIGDSSCSACSGNCLSSSAPCACAHLVRGEFAYATDGLVKDGLLKECISMKRDLKKQNQFFCKECPLERSKSDDTPEPCKGHLVRKFIKECWLRCGCNKQCGNRVVQRGITRNIQVFMTPEGKGWGLRTLEDLPEGAFVCEFVGEVLTNSEFFGRILRSTKQEKYSYPMVLDAHWGAKESLKNEEALCLDASNYGNVARFINHRCYDSNLVEIPVKVETSDHHYYRLALFTARKITVMEELTWDYAIDFDDHDHPVKAFHCQCGSKFCRNIRRSRSRA; this is encoded by the exons ATGAGCAGCAAGCAGACAAAAGCTAGGGTTGCCAATGCCTTTCGTGCTATGAAGGACATTGGAATCTCTGAAGCTATGGTGAAACCGGTTTTGAAGAATTTGCTAAAATTGTATGACAAAAACTGGGAACTTATTGAAGAGGAGAATTATAGGGCACTTGCTGATGCTATATTTGAGGGACAAGAAGCCGAA GCATCTGAGTGTTCAAAGAAGAAAACGAATGCTGAA GAAAGGTTGGAGCAACAAGCACAGGCAGCTGAAGAGTCGACACAGCCTTTAAAAAGGGCACGACTTAGATACCAAGATGGTCAAAGCACCTCCTCTGCTGCAGCTACTGATAGTGGTCCCACGATGCCCCTGATCATTCCTAAAGATGAACCAACTGAACCACCTAATATACGCTCACCAGAGGTAAATGCATCTCAAGGCTTGGTTTTGTCACCTCAGCCCAGTGCTGAAAACAGGAGAAGGACTGATCCTCAGTTACTCGGTAAAGTAAAAGGAAAGCAGCCTGCTTATTCTGAATCATTGGTTGTCCATGAGGTATGTGACCCCTGCCAGCCCAATAGCGCCACAAGTCCTTCTCATGCTATGAAGCTCAGAGACAGAGGAAAGCAATCCATCTGTCCTCAAACATCATCTGGGGATAAGATTTTGTTTCCACAAGGTTCTCCCCAGGCTACTCATAAGGAGTGGAAAGTCGTGCGTGGTTGTGTTCCGGCTCCCAAAAAGAAGCGTGCTTCAAATTTTGCTTTAATTATTCCTAAAGAAGAGCCTGTTACAGATGACATGCCACAACTCGTGCTTCCTGTTGCTATCATTGGTCCAG AGCCATCTATTAAAAGAGATTCATCTGATCAGAATGGTTCAGTTAGAGAACTGTCTTGTTTTGAACCCTCAGCTTCACCATCCGtaaatggaaaagaaagaaacaagAGAGCTGCTGAAGCTATAACAAATGGTGAGCTTGAACTGGCATCAAGTCAGTTTGCTTCTAACCTAGAGATTGCTTCCTCGCCTCTTGGGGAGGTGAAAATTTCCTTGAGCTGCAACTTGCCTCTTGTGAGGCCTGATTCCGATATGCCTAGTCTTGAAACAGTACTACAACTGGTGGATGATAAATGTCTCAGATCACACAAAACTTTGGGCCCAAGCTTTTCtgtgatgaatattttaaaagaagtTTGTCAGTGCTTTCTAAATTTAAGATCAGATCAGAATAGTGTGGGCCCTTCAACCATAGACATGCATCCAACTCACTTACCGAGTAAATCATCTGCTACAGATGATCTTGGTGCTGGTGCACTGCGGTTAAATTCATTAACTGGAGCAAATGATCCCCAGTCTAATAGCAATTTACCTTTATCTGAAATACAACCGGTTATTTCTTGCAATGGCACAGATGATGGCTCTCATCTGGAGGAGATGAATGGTGGGGATGGCCATGCAACCCATACTGAGAACAAAGAGCGTCATGTAGAAGAAACAAATGGTCTGAGCTCGGTGGTTGCTGATCACTCAGTAACTCCTGAAATAATCAAGCCACTGCATGATCTTTTTGACATAGCAAAGGGACAGGAAAAAGTTATAATTTCACTGGTGAATGAAGTAAATAGTGAGTCTCTGCCATCCTTCTACTACATACGTGAAAATGTTGTTTTCCAAAGTGCTTCTGTGAATTTCTCCTTGTCCCATATTGGAGATAGCAGTTGTTCTGCTTGCTCTGGCAATTGCTTGTCATCTTCTGCACCTTGTGCATGTGCACATTTAGTTAGAGGTGAGTTTGCATATGCTACAGATGGTCTGGTTAAGGATGGACTTCTTAAAGAGTGTATTTCCATGAAACGTGATCTGAAGAAACAAAACCAGTTTTTCTGTAAGGAATGTCCTCTGGAAAGATCAAAGAGTGATGATACTCCTGAACCGTGCAAAGGTCATCTGGTGAGGAAGTTCATCAAAGAATGTTGGTTGAGATGTGGCTGCAATAAACAATGTGGCAACCGTGTGGTGCAGAGAGGAATAACTCGCAATATACAG GTGTTCATGACCCCGGAAGGAAAAGGGTGGGGTCTGCGTACTCTGGAGGACCTGCCAGAAGGTGCTTTTGtttgtgaatttgttggaGAAGTTTTAACCAATTCAGAGTTCTTTGGTCGCATTTTGAGGAGCACTAAACAGGAGAAATATTCATATCCTATGGTCCTGGATGCTCATTGGGGGGCGAAAGAATCGCTGAAAAATGAAGAAGCGCTTTGTTTAGATGCTTCAAATTATGGAAATGTTGCAAGGTTTATTAACCACAG ATGTTATGATTCAAATTTAGTGGAGATACCAGTGAAAGTGGAGACTTCTGATCACCACTACTATCGT CTTGCTCTTTTCACTGCAAGAAAGATAACGGTTATGGAAGAACTCACTTGG GATTATGCGATTGATTTTGACGACCATGATCACCCTGTTAAGGCATTTCACTGTCAATGTGGTAGCAAGTTCTGCCGCAACATTAGGCGGTCAA GAAGTAGAGCTTAA
- the LOC125188754 gene encoding probable inactive histone-lysine N-methyltransferase SUVR2 isoform X2 translates to MSSKQTKARVANAFRAMKDIGISEAMVKPVLKNLLKLYDKNWELIEEENYRALADAIFEGQEAEASECSKKKTNAEERLEQQAQAAEESTQPLKRARLRYQDGQSTSSAAATDSGPTMPLIIPKDEPTEPPNIRSPEVNASQGLVLSPQPSAENRRRTDPQLLGKVKGKQPAYSESLVVHEVCDPCQPNSATSPSHAMKLRDRGKQSICPQTSSGDKILFPQGSPQATHKEWKVVRGCVPAPKKKRASNFALIIPKEEPVTDDMPQLVLPVAIIGPEPSIKRDSSDQNGSVRELSCFEPSASPSVNGKERNKRAAEAITNGELELASSQFASNLEIASSPLGEVKISLSCNLPLVRPDSDMPSLETVLQLVDDKCLRSHKTLGPSFSVMNILKEVCQCFLNLRSDQNSVGPSTIDMHPTHLPSKSSATDDLGAGALRLNSLTGANDPQSNSNLPLSEIQPVISCNGTDDGSHLEEMNGGDGHATHTENKERHVEETNGLSSVVADHSVTPEIIKPLHDLFDIAKGQEKVIISLVNEVNNGLVKDGLLKECISMKRDLKKQNQFFCKECPLERSKSDDTPEPCKGHLVRKFIKECWLRCGCNKQCGNRVVQRGITRNIQVFMTPEGKGWGLRTLEDLPEGAFVCEFVGEVLTNSEFFGRILRSTKQEKYSYPMVLDAHWGAKESLKNEEALCLDASNYGNVARFINHRCYDSNLVEIPVKVETSDHHYYRLALFTARKITVMEELTWDYAIDFDDHDHPVKAFHCQCGSKFCRNIRRSRSRA, encoded by the exons ATGAGCAGCAAGCAGACAAAAGCTAGGGTTGCCAATGCCTTTCGTGCTATGAAGGACATTGGAATCTCTGAAGCTATGGTGAAACCGGTTTTGAAGAATTTGCTAAAATTGTATGACAAAAACTGGGAACTTATTGAAGAGGAGAATTATAGGGCACTTGCTGATGCTATATTTGAGGGACAAGAAGCCGAA GCATCTGAGTGTTCAAAGAAGAAAACGAATGCTGAA GAAAGGTTGGAGCAACAAGCACAGGCAGCTGAAGAGTCGACACAGCCTTTAAAAAGGGCACGACTTAGATACCAAGATGGTCAAAGCACCTCCTCTGCTGCAGCTACTGATAGTGGTCCCACGATGCCCCTGATCATTCCTAAAGATGAACCAACTGAACCACCTAATATACGCTCACCAGAGGTAAATGCATCTCAAGGCTTGGTTTTGTCACCTCAGCCCAGTGCTGAAAACAGGAGAAGGACTGATCCTCAGTTACTCGGTAAAGTAAAAGGAAAGCAGCCTGCTTATTCTGAATCATTGGTTGTCCATGAGGTATGTGACCCCTGCCAGCCCAATAGCGCCACAAGTCCTTCTCATGCTATGAAGCTCAGAGACAGAGGAAAGCAATCCATCTGTCCTCAAACATCATCTGGGGATAAGATTTTGTTTCCACAAGGTTCTCCCCAGGCTACTCATAAGGAGTGGAAAGTCGTGCGTGGTTGTGTTCCGGCTCCCAAAAAGAAGCGTGCTTCAAATTTTGCTTTAATTATTCCTAAAGAAGAGCCTGTTACAGATGACATGCCACAACTCGTGCTTCCTGTTGCTATCATTGGTCCAG AGCCATCTATTAAAAGAGATTCATCTGATCAGAATGGTTCAGTTAGAGAACTGTCTTGTTTTGAACCCTCAGCTTCACCATCCGtaaatggaaaagaaagaaacaagAGAGCTGCTGAAGCTATAACAAATGGTGAGCTTGAACTGGCATCAAGTCAGTTTGCTTCTAACCTAGAGATTGCTTCCTCGCCTCTTGGGGAGGTGAAAATTTCCTTGAGCTGCAACTTGCCTCTTGTGAGGCCTGATTCCGATATGCCTAGTCTTGAAACAGTACTACAACTGGTGGATGATAAATGTCTCAGATCACACAAAACTTTGGGCCCAAGCTTTTCtgtgatgaatattttaaaagaagtTTGTCAGTGCTTTCTAAATTTAAGATCAGATCAGAATAGTGTGGGCCCTTCAACCATAGACATGCATCCAACTCACTTACCGAGTAAATCATCTGCTACAGATGATCTTGGTGCTGGTGCACTGCGGTTAAATTCATTAACTGGAGCAAATGATCCCCAGTCTAATAGCAATTTACCTTTATCTGAAATACAACCGGTTATTTCTTGCAATGGCACAGATGATGGCTCTCATCTGGAGGAGATGAATGGTGGGGATGGCCATGCAACCCATACTGAGAACAAAGAGCGTCATGTAGAAGAAACAAATGGTCTGAGCTCGGTGGTTGCTGATCACTCAGTAACTCCTGAAATAATCAAGCCACTGCATGATCTTTTTGACATAGCAAAGGGACAGGAAAAAGTTATAATTTCACTGGTGAATGAAGTAAATA ATGGTCTGGTTAAGGATGGACTTCTTAAAGAGTGTATTTCCATGAAACGTGATCTGAAGAAACAAAACCAGTTTTTCTGTAAGGAATGTCCTCTGGAAAGATCAAAGAGTGATGATACTCCTGAACCGTGCAAAGGTCATCTGGTGAGGAAGTTCATCAAAGAATGTTGGTTGAGATGTGGCTGCAATAAACAATGTGGCAACCGTGTGGTGCAGAGAGGAATAACTCGCAATATACAG GTGTTCATGACCCCGGAAGGAAAAGGGTGGGGTCTGCGTACTCTGGAGGACCTGCCAGAAGGTGCTTTTGtttgtgaatttgttggaGAAGTTTTAACCAATTCAGAGTTCTTTGGTCGCATTTTGAGGAGCACTAAACAGGAGAAATATTCATATCCTATGGTCCTGGATGCTCATTGGGGGGCGAAAGAATCGCTGAAAAATGAAGAAGCGCTTTGTTTAGATGCTTCAAATTATGGAAATGTTGCAAGGTTTATTAACCACAG ATGTTATGATTCAAATTTAGTGGAGATACCAGTGAAAGTGGAGACTTCTGATCACCACTACTATCGT CTTGCTCTTTTCACTGCAAGAAAGATAACGGTTATGGAAGAACTCACTTGG GATTATGCGATTGATTTTGACGACCATGATCACCCTGTTAAGGCATTTCACTGTCAATGTGGTAGCAAGTTCTGCCGCAACATTAGGCGGTCAA GAAGTAGAGCTTAA
- the LOC125188754 gene encoding probable inactive histone-lysine N-methyltransferase SUVR2 isoform X3: MSSKQTKARVANAFRAMKDIGISEAMVKPVLKNLLKLYDKNWELIEEENYRALADAIFEGQEAEASECSKKKTNAEERLEQQAQAAEESTQPLKRARLRYQDGQSTSSAAATDSGPTMPLIIPKDEPTEPPNIRSPEVNASQGLVLSPQPSAENRRRTDPQLLGKVKGKQPAYSESLVVHEVCDPCQPNSATSPSHAMKLRDRGKQSICPQTSSGDKILFPQGSPQATHKEWKVVRGCVPAPKKKRASNFALIIPKEEPVTDDMPQLVLPVAIIGPEPSIKRDSSDQNGSVRELSCFEPSASPSVNGKERNKRAAEAITNDDGSHLEEMNGGDGHATHTENKERHVEETNGLSSVVADHSVTPEIIKPLHDLFDIAKGQEKVIISLVNEVNSESLPSFYYIRENVVFQSASVNFSLSHIGDSSCSACSGNCLSSSAPCACAHLVRGEFAYATDGLVKDGLLKECISMKRDLKKQNQFFCKECPLERSKSDDTPEPCKGHLVRKFIKECWLRCGCNKQCGNRVVQRGITRNIQVFMTPEGKGWGLRTLEDLPEGAFVCEFVGEVLTNSEFFGRILRSTKQEKYSYPMVLDAHWGAKESLKNEEALCLDASNYGNVARFINHRCYDSNLVEIPVKVETSDHHYYRLALFTARKITVMEELTWDYAIDFDDHDHPVKAFHCQCGSKFCRNIRRSRSRA; this comes from the exons ATGAGCAGCAAGCAGACAAAAGCTAGGGTTGCCAATGCCTTTCGTGCTATGAAGGACATTGGAATCTCTGAAGCTATGGTGAAACCGGTTTTGAAGAATTTGCTAAAATTGTATGACAAAAACTGGGAACTTATTGAAGAGGAGAATTATAGGGCACTTGCTGATGCTATATTTGAGGGACAAGAAGCCGAA GCATCTGAGTGTTCAAAGAAGAAAACGAATGCTGAA GAAAGGTTGGAGCAACAAGCACAGGCAGCTGAAGAGTCGACACAGCCTTTAAAAAGGGCACGACTTAGATACCAAGATGGTCAAAGCACCTCCTCTGCTGCAGCTACTGATAGTGGTCCCACGATGCCCCTGATCATTCCTAAAGATGAACCAACTGAACCACCTAATATACGCTCACCAGAGGTAAATGCATCTCAAGGCTTGGTTTTGTCACCTCAGCCCAGTGCTGAAAACAGGAGAAGGACTGATCCTCAGTTACTCGGTAAAGTAAAAGGAAAGCAGCCTGCTTATTCTGAATCATTGGTTGTCCATGAGGTATGTGACCCCTGCCAGCCCAATAGCGCCACAAGTCCTTCTCATGCTATGAAGCTCAGAGACAGAGGAAAGCAATCCATCTGTCCTCAAACATCATCTGGGGATAAGATTTTGTTTCCACAAGGTTCTCCCCAGGCTACTCATAAGGAGTGGAAAGTCGTGCGTGGTTGTGTTCCGGCTCCCAAAAAGAAGCGTGCTTCAAATTTTGCTTTAATTATTCCTAAAGAAGAGCCTGTTACAGATGACATGCCACAACTCGTGCTTCCTGTTGCTATCATTGGTCCAG AGCCATCTATTAAAAGAGATTCATCTGATCAGAATGGTTCAGTTAGAGAACTGTCTTGTTTTGAACCCTCAGCTTCACCATCCGtaaatggaaaagaaagaaacaagAGAGCTGCTGAAGCTATAACAAATG ATGATGGCTCTCATCTGGAGGAGATGAATGGTGGGGATGGCCATGCAACCCATACTGAGAACAAAGAGCGTCATGTAGAAGAAACAAATGGTCTGAGCTCGGTGGTTGCTGATCACTCAGTAACTCCTGAAATAATCAAGCCACTGCATGATCTTTTTGACATAGCAAAGGGACAGGAAAAAGTTATAATTTCACTGGTGAATGAAGTAAATAGTGAGTCTCTGCCATCCTTCTACTACATACGTGAAAATGTTGTTTTCCAAAGTGCTTCTGTGAATTTCTCCTTGTCCCATATTGGAGATAGCAGTTGTTCTGCTTGCTCTGGCAATTGCTTGTCATCTTCTGCACCTTGTGCATGTGCACATTTAGTTAGAGGTGAGTTTGCATATGCTACAGATGGTCTGGTTAAGGATGGACTTCTTAAAGAGTGTATTTCCATGAAACGTGATCTGAAGAAACAAAACCAGTTTTTCTGTAAGGAATGTCCTCTGGAAAGATCAAAGAGTGATGATACTCCTGAACCGTGCAAAGGTCATCTGGTGAGGAAGTTCATCAAAGAATGTTGGTTGAGATGTGGCTGCAATAAACAATGTGGCAACCGTGTGGTGCAGAGAGGAATAACTCGCAATATACAG GTGTTCATGACCCCGGAAGGAAAAGGGTGGGGTCTGCGTACTCTGGAGGACCTGCCAGAAGGTGCTTTTGtttgtgaatttgttggaGAAGTTTTAACCAATTCAGAGTTCTTTGGTCGCATTTTGAGGAGCACTAAACAGGAGAAATATTCATATCCTATGGTCCTGGATGCTCATTGGGGGGCGAAAGAATCGCTGAAAAATGAAGAAGCGCTTTGTTTAGATGCTTCAAATTATGGAAATGTTGCAAGGTTTATTAACCACAG ATGTTATGATTCAAATTTAGTGGAGATACCAGTGAAAGTGGAGACTTCTGATCACCACTACTATCGT CTTGCTCTTTTCACTGCAAGAAAGATAACGGTTATGGAAGAACTCACTTGG GATTATGCGATTGATTTTGACGACCATGATCACCCTGTTAAGGCATTTCACTGTCAATGTGGTAGCAAGTTCTGCCGCAACATTAGGCGGTCAA GAAGTAGAGCTTAA
- the LOC125188754 gene encoding uncharacterized protein LOC125188754 isoform X4, translating into MSSKQTKARVANAFRAMKDIGISEAMVKPVLKNLLKLYDKNWELIEEENYRALADAIFEGQEAEASECSKKKTNAEERLEQQAQAAEESTQPLKRARLRYQDGQSTSSAAATDSGPTMPLIIPKDEPTEPPNIRSPEVNASQGLVLSPQPSAENRRRTDPQLLGKVKGKQPAYSESLVVHEVCDPCQPNSATSPSHAMKLRDRGKQSICPQTSSGDKILFPQGSPQATHKEWKVVRGCVPAPKKKRASNFALIIPKEEPVTDDMPQLVLPVAIIGPDDGSHLEEMNGGDGHATHTENKERHVEETNGLSSVVADHSVTPEIIKPLHDLFDIAKGQEKVIISLVNEVNSESLPSFYYIRENVVFQSASVNFSLSHIGDSSCSACSGNCLSSSAPCACAHLVRGEFAYATDGLVKDGLLKECISMKRDLKKQNQFFCKECPLERSKSDDTPEPCKGHLVRKFIKECWLRCGCNKQCGNRVVQRGITRNIQVFMTPEGKGWGLRTLEDLPEGAFVCEFVGEVLTNSEFFGRILRSTKQEKYSYPMVLDAHWGAKESLKNEEALCLDASNYGNVARFINHRCYDSNLVEIPVKVETSDHHYYRLALFTARKITVMEELTWDYAIDFDDHDHPVKAFHCQCGSKFCRNIRRSRSRA; encoded by the exons ATGAGCAGCAAGCAGACAAAAGCTAGGGTTGCCAATGCCTTTCGTGCTATGAAGGACATTGGAATCTCTGAAGCTATGGTGAAACCGGTTTTGAAGAATTTGCTAAAATTGTATGACAAAAACTGGGAACTTATTGAAGAGGAGAATTATAGGGCACTTGCTGATGCTATATTTGAGGGACAAGAAGCCGAA GCATCTGAGTGTTCAAAGAAGAAAACGAATGCTGAA GAAAGGTTGGAGCAACAAGCACAGGCAGCTGAAGAGTCGACACAGCCTTTAAAAAGGGCACGACTTAGATACCAAGATGGTCAAAGCACCTCCTCTGCTGCAGCTACTGATAGTGGTCCCACGATGCCCCTGATCATTCCTAAAGATGAACCAACTGAACCACCTAATATACGCTCACCAGAGGTAAATGCATCTCAAGGCTTGGTTTTGTCACCTCAGCCCAGTGCTGAAAACAGGAGAAGGACTGATCCTCAGTTACTCGGTAAAGTAAAAGGAAAGCAGCCTGCTTATTCTGAATCATTGGTTGTCCATGAGGTATGTGACCCCTGCCAGCCCAATAGCGCCACAAGTCCTTCTCATGCTATGAAGCTCAGAGACAGAGGAAAGCAATCCATCTGTCCTCAAACATCATCTGGGGATAAGATTTTGTTTCCACAAGGTTCTCCCCAGGCTACTCATAAGGAGTGGAAAGTCGTGCGTGGTTGTGTTCCGGCTCCCAAAAAGAAGCGTGCTTCAAATTTTGCTTTAATTATTCCTAAAGAAGAGCCTGTTACAGATGACATGCCACAACTCGTGCTTCCTGTTGCTATCATTGGTCCAG ATGATGGCTCTCATCTGGAGGAGATGAATGGTGGGGATGGCCATGCAACCCATACTGAGAACAAAGAGCGTCATGTAGAAGAAACAAATGGTCTGAGCTCGGTGGTTGCTGATCACTCAGTAACTCCTGAAATAATCAAGCCACTGCATGATCTTTTTGACATAGCAAAGGGACAGGAAAAAGTTATAATTTCACTGGTGAATGAAGTAAATAGTGAGTCTCTGCCATCCTTCTACTACATACGTGAAAATGTTGTTTTCCAAAGTGCTTCTGTGAATTTCTCCTTGTCCCATATTGGAGATAGCAGTTGTTCTGCTTGCTCTGGCAATTGCTTGTCATCTTCTGCACCTTGTGCATGTGCACATTTAGTTAGAGGTGAGTTTGCATATGCTACAGATGGTCTGGTTAAGGATGGACTTCTTAAAGAGTGTATTTCCATGAAACGTGATCTGAAGAAACAAAACCAGTTTTTCTGTAAGGAATGTCCTCTGGAAAGATCAAAGAGTGATGATACTCCTGAACCGTGCAAAGGTCATCTGGTGAGGAAGTTCATCAAAGAATGTTGGTTGAGATGTGGCTGCAATAAACAATGTGGCAACCGTGTGGTGCAGAGAGGAATAACTCGCAATATACAG GTGTTCATGACCCCGGAAGGAAAAGGGTGGGGTCTGCGTACTCTGGAGGACCTGCCAGAAGGTGCTTTTGtttgtgaatttgttggaGAAGTTTTAACCAATTCAGAGTTCTTTGGTCGCATTTTGAGGAGCACTAAACAGGAGAAATATTCATATCCTATGGTCCTGGATGCTCATTGGGGGGCGAAAGAATCGCTGAAAAATGAAGAAGCGCTTTGTTTAGATGCTTCAAATTATGGAAATGTTGCAAGGTTTATTAACCACAG ATGTTATGATTCAAATTTAGTGGAGATACCAGTGAAAGTGGAGACTTCTGATCACCACTACTATCGT CTTGCTCTTTTCACTGCAAGAAAGATAACGGTTATGGAAGAACTCACTTGG GATTATGCGATTGATTTTGACGACCATGATCACCCTGTTAAGGCATTTCACTGTCAATGTGGTAGCAAGTTCTGCCGCAACATTAGGCGGTCAA GAAGTAGAGCTTAA